From a single Rutidosis leptorrhynchoides isolate AG116_Rl617_1_P2 chromosome 5, CSIRO_AGI_Rlap_v1, whole genome shotgun sequence genomic region:
- the LOC139847335 gene encoding probable flavin-containing monooxygenase 1, which translates to MDNKQVAIIGAGISGLLACKYCLSKGFNPIVFDFESDIGGVWAKTIKTTRLQAPKALYQFSDFPWPDSVTDHFPTQQQMLDYFRSYATHFNLMPHIKLNSRVLGISYDGPDSDKWLLWNGTGETFPTQGKWNVNVEDTRTATTKVCAYTLDFVILCLGRFKDVPNIPNFAAEKGPDVFQGQAIHSMKYASMDHEKASEFVKGKKVVVVGFGKTGLDIARECSAINGSELPTTILYRRDHWKLPDWAPWGYPMTYYYFNRFSQLLVHKPGEGFLLSLLATLLSPLRWGVSKLIESYVKKTLPLAKFDMLPQHSISKDMRSCLISYIPDSDDFFQKLEKGSIKLQKSQRYNFYEKGISTVEDKMNIEADIVIFATGFRGQEKLKNIFESSTFGQFIAGSPRVPLYRECIHPRIPQLAVIGFSESLSNIYISEMRAKWVAALLEGAFKVPSVNEMEKDIAKWDDYMKQSSEEYNYRSSIGTLEIWYNDQLCKDMGMNIMRKNGPWANLFEPYGPVDYVES; encoded by the exons ATGGATAACAAGCAAGTAGCCATCATCGGTGCCGGAATAAGTGGCCTACTTGCTTGTAAATATTGTCTTTCGAAAGGTTTTAATCCAATCGTTTTCGACTTTGAATCCGATATTGGTGGTGTATGGGCTAAAACCATTAAAACCACAAGGCTTCAAGCACCTAAAGCTTTGTATCAATTTTCTGATTTCCCATGGCCCGATTCTGTTACCGATCACTTCCCtactcaacaacaaatgctagatTACTTTCGCTCGTATGCTACTCACTTTAATCTCATGCCACACATTAAGTTGAATTCTCGTGTCTTGGGAATAAGTTATGATGGACCAGATTCGGATAAATGGTTGCTTTGGAATGGTACGGGTGAAACGTTTCCAACTCAAGGTAAATGGAATGTTAACGTTGAGGACACACGAACTGCCACCACCAAGGTATGTGC ATATACACTGGATTTTGTGATTCTCTGTTTGGGAAGATTCAAAGATGTCCCAAACATTCCTAATTTCGCTGCCGAAAAAGGTCCCGATGTATTCCAAGGCCAAGCCATTCATTCAATGAAATACGCATCTATGGATCACGAAAAAGCTTCAGAATTCGTCAAAGGGAAGAAAGTCGTCGTTGTGGGGTTTGGCAAAACAGGACTTGATATTGCAAGGGAGTGCTCTGCGATTAACG GGTCAGAACTTCCTACTACGATATTGTACAGACGTGATCATTGGAAGCTACCCGATTGGGCTCCATGGGGCTACCCGATGACATACTATTACTTCAATCGGTTCTCGCAACTATTGGTTCATAAGCCCGGAGAAGGTTTTCTTCTTAGTCTCTTGGCTACCTTACTTTCACCTCTA CGTTGGGGAGTGTCGAAGCTAATCGAAAGCTATGTAAAAAAGACGCTTCCTCTAGCCAAGTTCGATATGTTGCCACAACATAGCATCTCAAAAGACATGCGCTCGTGTTTGATCAGTTACATTCCTGATTCAGACGACTTTTTTCAAAAACTCGAGAAAGGAAGCATCAAGTTACAGAAATCACAACGGTACAACTTTTATGAAAAAGGAATTTCGACGGTTGAGGACAAGATGAATATCGAAGCAGACATTGTTATATTTGCAACCGGATTTAGAGGTCAAGAAAAGCTCAAAAATATTTtcgaatcatcaacatttggtcaattCATCGCAGGTTCACCTAGAGTCCCTCTATACAG GGAATGTATTCATCCGCGAATACCACAACTAGCAGTCATTGGATTTTCTGAAAGTCTTTCGAATATTTACATATCGGAAATGAGGGCTAAATGGGTGGCCGCACTTTTAGAGGGTGCGTTTAAGGTACCGAGTGTCAACGAGATGGAGAAAGATATCGCGAAATGGGATGATTATATGAAACAATCAAGTGAAGAATACAATTATCGATCTTCAATTGGTACTTTAGAAATTTGGTACAATGATCAACTTTGCAAAGACATGGGCATGAATATTATGAGAAAAAATGGACCATGGGCTAATCTATTTGAACCCTATGGGCCCGTGGACTATGTTGAAAGTTGA